The stretch of DNA TTATAGCACCCATAAAAACAAATGTGGAAAACTATTTGAATGCAACTGCAATTACAGAGAAGACTATTGAATTACACATATGCAAAAGAGACATCTAATGTAGGAAACATGACCCCCTTGTGTGCCACACCCCTTGTTGAAAGTATATAAATGTCACAGTGCAGGAGTGACATTCAAACTCAGAATCTTCTCCCAGTAGCTCAGCTGAACTCACACCTCCTGTCAACATGTCCTACAACTGCTGCTCTGGAAActtctcctcctgctcccttGGGAGCCATCTGCGCTGTCCAGGCTCCTTCTACCCCAGCAACCTGGTCTATAGCACTGACCTCTGCTCTCCCAGCTCCTGTCAGCTGGGATCCTCTCTCTACAGTCAGGAGACCTGCTGTGAGCCTGTCAAGTGCCAGACATCTCGTGTGGTGTCCAGTCCCTGCCAGACATCCTGCTACCGCCCTAGGACCTCGACACTCTGCAGTCCCTGTTGGACAACTTACCCTGGGTCTCTGGGCTTTAGGTCCAGTAGCTGCCGCTCCCTGAGCTCTGGATCCAGAAGC from Hippopotamus amphibius kiboko isolate mHipAmp2 chromosome 10, mHipAmp2.hap2, whole genome shotgun sequence encodes:
- the LOC130830420 gene encoding keratin-associated protein 13-1-like, yielding MSYNCCSGNFSSCSLGSHLRCPGSFYPSNLVYSTDLCSPSSCQLGSSLYSQETCCEPVKCQTSRVVSSPCQTSCYRPRTSTLCSPCWTTYPGSLGFRSSSCRSLSSGSRSCYSLGCGSRDFRPPRYGVSSLSCGSGFCRPAYFASSGCLSSCYRPTCGSGFYHSTC